The genomic window CAACATACTTAATCTCAAAACCTAGATCAAATAATGTTTTATTTATTTTTAAGAGCTTTTCTAAATCAACTAGCGCTGTTAATTTAGTTGCATTAATCGTTGAATCAACATCAAATCTTTTTTTAAGAACTAACTGGGCTTTTTCAGGATTATCTATTGTCCAAACAACTTCGCCAGTTGATAAAACTTCATCGATTGAGGTATTTCTAATAATCGTTCCGTTATTTATGATACTAACTCGGTCACACATCAATTGAACTTCACTAATTAAATGTGAAGAAATTAATACTGCAATACCTTTTTCTTTAGCTAATTTTTTTACGATTTCCCTAAACTCATGGATTCCTTGAGGATCAAGTCCATTCGTCGGTTCATCTAAAATTAATAAATTAGGTTTATGAATCAAAGCTTGGGCTAGGCCAACTCTTTGTTTCATTCCCATAGAATAGATAGCTACTTTATCATGGATACGTTCTCCCATACCAACTAATTCTACAGCTTCATCAATATCTTTTTTAGTCACATTTTTTGACATACTACCCAGTAATTCAAGATTTTTATAGCCACTCATATAGTCATAAAGATCAGGACCTTCTATAATACACCCTACATTAGACATCGCTTTTACAAAGTCTTTCTCAATAGAATGTCCGCAGATTGTTATCTCTCCTGAAGTCGGTTTTAATAAACCTACTATCATTCTTAAGGTCGTCGTTTTTCCAGAGCCATTTGGTCCTAAAAAAGCTAAGATTTCACCTTGTTTAATATCAAGATTAATCTCTTTTATAATTTGATTTTTCTTAATTTTTTTTGCTAAATTAGAAACCTTTAATACCGATATGTCCATAATAAGCCTCTTTTCAAAAATAATTTTATTTACATAATAAAGATTAGCCTAGAAGACAGCAGTATTTCCAAGTGTTACTATTAAGAATAAAAACGTGCAAACATATTGAGTGAAATAAGTCAGGATGATTAACCTACTCCGTTATTTCAACTGCATGAATAAAAAGTCTACCATCATTAACGTCATAATTACAAGTAACTAGCGTCAGTATATTATCTTCTGCAGAAACTGGCGTATCTAATGAGAAAATAGACTCATTTTTTAGCGTATCAATAAAATTGCTGAATTCATTGTCTTCAAATGTGACATTAATAAAATCAACGTTTGCATCAGAAGGATGTACTGAAAAAATTTT from Carnobacterium iners includes these protein-coding regions:
- a CDS encoding ABC transporter ATP-binding protein, yielding MDISVLKVSNLAKKIKKNQIIKEINLDIKQGEILAFLGPNGSGKTTTLRMIVGLLKPTSGEITICGHSIEKDFVKAMSNVGCIIEGPDLYDYMSGYKNLELLGSMSKNVTKKDIDEAVELVGMGERIHDKVAIYSMGMKQRVGLAQALIHKPNLLILDEPTNGLDPQGIHEFREIVKKLAKEKGIAVLISSHLISEVQLMCDRVSIINNGTIIRNTSIDEVLSTGEVVWTIDNPEKAQLVLKKRFDVDSTINATKLTALVDLEKLLKINKTLFDLGFEIKYVENKKRTLEDLFLTLTDRHKIG